CGTCGACAGGTGCACCGGGGCGCCGCCGGTGGCCAGCCGGTCGAGCTCGGCGGCGAGCTGCGGCACGGTCGCGCGCACGCCGAGGTCGTCGGCGCTGCAGGAGTACACGCCGCCCAGCAGCGCGGAGACAACCCGGTCCGCGACTTCGTCGCCGTAACGGGCCCGCACGAGCTCGCCGACGCTGCGGTCGCCCTCTGTGTCCCAGGTGAAGCCCGGGGCGGTGGATTCGGCGTCGATACGCGAGGCGGTCTCGGCGGAAACTAGGTGCGCGACCGCCTGCCCAGACGACGGGATGCCCATCACGCCGCCGCGCGGCAGCGGTTTGGCGCTGCCGCCGGTGTAGACGAGCGAGCCGAGCCCCGAGGGCTCCACCAGCGAGCCGGTCAGACCGAGCTCAGCGACGAAGTCGACCATGTCGGCTCGGCGCGCCAGAAACGCCTCCGCGCCCATGTCGGTCGGGCCCGCCTCGAAGGCGACGGTGTGCAGCTTGCCGCCGATGCGGTCGGTGGCCTCGTAGACGTCGACGTCGTGCTCGCGCAGCTCGTAGGCCGCGGTCAGCCCGGCCAGCCCCGCCCCGACGATCGCGATACGCACCCTATGCCTCCTCGTGGATCATCGCGACGGCCTCGGTAATCGCATCCGCGTCCGTCGTCGGCAGCACCCCGTGGCCGAGGTTGAAGATGTGGCCGGTGGCGTCGCCACGCTCGATCGCGCGCGCCGCCTCCTCCTTGATGCGGCGCACCTCGCCGCGCACCACCTCGGGCCCGGCGAAGAGGATCGCGGGATCCAGGTTGCCCTGCAGCACCCGTGGTGTGGCGAAACGCCGCGCGGCCACGTCCAGCGGCACGCGCCAATCGACACCCATGACCTCGCTGCCCGCCTCGCTCATCGCGCCGAGCAGCTCGCCGGTGGCCACGCCGAAGTGAATGCGCGGGATCTCGCCCTCGACGGAGCGCAGAATCTCCACGGAGTAGGGCAGGACGTGCTCGCGGTAGTCGCGCTCGGTGAGGAACCCGGCCCAGGAATCGAACAGCTGCATCGCGTCGATGCCCGCGGTGACCTGCGTACGCAAGAACGCCACGATCGTGGGCACCAGCTTCTCCATCAGCGCGTGCCACGTCTCAGGCTCGCCGTGCATCATCGCCTTGGTCTTCTCGTGGTTCTTCGACGGCCCGCCCTCAACGAGGTAGCTGGCCAGTGTAAACGGCGCGCCGACGAACCCGATCAGCGCCTGGGCGTCGGTGAGCTCGTCGAGGATGATGCGGATGCCGCGCGCGACCTCCTCGACGTCGCCCTCGAGCACGGGCAGCTTATCGACGTCCTCCCGACTGCGCACCGCCTGCCCCATCACGGGACCGCGGCCGGGGACAATCTCCACATCCACGCCGGCGGCCTTGAGCGGCACCACGATGTCGGAGAACAAAATCGCGGCGTCAACGTCGTGGCGGCGCACCGGCTGGAGGGTGATCTCTGCGAGCAGCTCCGGTATGAAGCAGGAGTCCAGCATAGCGATTCCTTCGCGCACCTGCCGGTACTCGGGCAGCGAGCGGCCCGCCTGGCGCATGAACCACACCGGGGTCCGCGTCGGGGTACGCCCGTAGGCTGCGTCGATGATCGGGGCGTGTGTCAACTCACGACTAGTCATATAGGTGGAGTCTACAGCGGGAAGCGACGCGCCCGAGCCGAGCGTGCCTCAATGATGAGCGTGCAGCCCAGCATCACCAGCGTCGCGCCCATCGGGGGCAGCACGCCGGCGACCGCCAGCGCGATGGCGGCGATGTTGTAAATCCACGCGAACAGCATGTTCGAGTCGATGATGCCGCACACCCGGCGCGCCAAGGCGATGAGCTGAGGCACCGCCATGACGTCGTCACGCAAGAGCACGACCTCGGCGTTTTCGGCGACCTTGCTCAGGCGGCTGTCGATGGCCTTGTCGCTGGCGTAGAGGATGCCCACGTCGGCAACGCGTAGCACGCCCATGACCGTGTGGTCGCCCACCATCGCCACCGTCGCACCCTGGGTGTGCAGAGCGCGCACCGCGCCCGGCTTGTCGGCGGCGCGCACGCCCGCAAGCACGTTGGACACCCCGAGGAAGTCGGCGAAGCGCCGCGCCACCGGGTAGGTGTCGCGGGTGAGCATCACCGTTTCCACGCCCATGTCCTCGAGGCGCTCAACGGCGTCGATGGCGTCGGGCTTCACCGGGTCGTAGAAGGTGATCACGCCGCGGTCCTTGCCCCTGTAGCGCACCACGATGGGGGTGCCGCCGCTGGTCGCGGCGACGGCCAAGCGGCCGCGCAGACGCGACAGGTCCGTCGGGCGCCACAGCGAGGCCTCGATGACCTCCGTGCGCTCCTCGCCGTCGTCTTCCTCAAACGTGAGCGTGAGCCGGCCAGCGAACTCCCCGTCGGCGCTGTCGACCTCGTTGCTCAGCTCGATCCACGTCGGCAGCGACGCGTCCTTCGAGCGCGTGTCCCGGGATTCGCGGGCGGATTTGACCAGCGCCTTCGCCATCGGGTTGTCCGACTCTACCGCCAGCACGGACGCGACGCGCAGCACAATGTCGGGGTCCTCACCGCGCTCCGCGGTCACCGTTTCCACCTGCATCTCCGGCGTGGCCAGGGTGCCCACCCGGTTGAACACCGCCGTGTCCGTCGTCTCCAGCACGCGGAACGTGTGGCCGTCGCGAAGCAAAATGCCGTTCCGGGCGGCCGATTCAATGCCGAGGCGCAGCGCCAGCGCCGGCGAGATCGCCAGCGCGACCGGGGCGACCACCGCGAGGATGGCCAGCGCGGTGGAAAAGGCCTTGTTGAAGTCGCCCGTGATCAGCAACCAGATCAGGAAATCCGCCCCGGCAATGAAGTAGGCCGCGGGGATGAGCAGGCTGGCCGAGCGCGTCGAGAGCATGGTGGCAACGTTCTCGCGCTTCGAGGCATCCTCGACCCACTTGTGCACGACGGCCCACCGTGTGGCGTGGCCAGTACGCGCGACGCGCACCTTCACCGTGCCGGACTTGATCAGCTCACCGGAGTAGATGCGCGAACCGACTTTGGCTTCAAGCAATTCGCGCGTGTTGATCAGCGGCGAGCGCAGCATGCACGAGCCGCCGACGATGTCGCCGTCGACGGGAATGATGTCGCCGGGGCCCAGGACCACGTCGTCGCCGCGGTTGAGCTCGGAGGCAGGAAGCTGCTCCTTGACCACCTTGCCGGAGGTGCGGCCGCGCCGGATGACCGTGAACTCGCGGTTCGGGTCGGGCCGGCGCCGCTCCATGTCCTCAAGCAGGTAAGAGCGCACGCGGATTGAGTTGTAGCGGCCCACCAGCAACAGGGCTGTGACACCGCAAGCGACGTCGAGGAAGAGCTCGATGCCGTCGCCGCGGCGGGTGGGCAGCCATTCGCCGCTGGATTGCCAGCCGATGTCTCCCGCGCGTGTAAACAGCAGCGCGCACAGGGCCCACAGGAACGAGGCGATCACCGCGATCGAGCTCGCCCCGTCGAGCGCGGAAATGCCGCGGCGCACGCCTCCGGCCATCGCGCGGTGGAACGGCCAAGCGCACCACAGCGCCACCGGGGTGGCAAGCGCCAGGCACACCCACTGCCAGCCGGCAAACTGCGCCTGGGGCACGTAGCTCATCACCAGCACGGGGATGGTGAGCAGGACCGCGACCCACATGCGCAGCGGGGTGACCAGGTCGCGGGCGGTAAACAGCAGGTCGGTTTGGGAGCGCGGCGAGCGTTCGAAGTCGCCGCGCATGAATCCCGCCGCCCGCTTCTCGCTCAAGGACAACTCTTCGAAGCGGCGCAGTCGGCGCATCTTGCCCGTCATGCCGCGGGTGCCGCGGCGTGGCATCGGGTGGTCGGTTGCGCGCCTGCCCACGGCGCGGCGGCGCAGCGTCGAGTCCGTCATCCGCGCCTGCACGCCGAACTCCGCGATGACCGCGGTGATACGTGCCGGGTCCATGCCCTCGGGGGCGGTGATCCACGCCGTCGCTGAGGGGTAGACGAGACGTGCCGAGACGCCGTCGATACGCTCTAGCGCTTCTTCGATATCGCACAGCTGCGGGGCGTCCTCGAGGCCGGTGAGCTCGAAAGCGTAGGAAGTGCGTGGGAAAGTCCCCGCCTCATCGCCCACCTCGTGCGGGGTGTCCGGGTCGAACCCTGCCACAATCGCGGCCTGGCGAGCCTCCGCGATCGAGCGTTCGAGTGCCTCCCTCACGGCCGCTCCACGAACTGGTTAGCGGCGGGGCGGAACATGAAAAACACCGCGAAGGTCAGCGCGACCACGATGGCAAACGACGCCCACGAGGTGACCTGGATGACAAACGCGGCGAGGTTGATGAAGATCGCCAGCGCGATAAACCCGCACGCCCACCCGCGGGCCCCCTTGAGCCCCTTGGGAAACTGTGCCGCGGCAACGACCATGCACAACGCCAGCACGATGTTGCCCAGCGCGGTGACGCGCGTGTTGCGCATAAACGCCTCGCGGAACTGCTCATCACCGGCCTCCGGGAAGCCCGCGGTCAACAGGACCATTCCCGTGACCAGCATCAACACCGCTGCCGCGATGATGAGCCAGTAGGAGGTGCGTAGGGCGGGCGGCCACTCCTCGCCCGTGTACGGGCGCGCGGGACGGCGGTTGGGGTCGTTGGTACCTCCCACCATTGTGGGGAACATGCCTGCCACTGCCCTACCCGTCCTTCTTGGTGTCGTGGGACAACGCCTCGTGGATTTCCTTCCGGGAAGCGTAGATCAGCCCGCACGCCGCCGCCACACCGATGATGATTTGGACAACGCCGAGAACCGCCGTAAAGCCCACGGGAAGCTGCGTCGCCCCCGCCACCGCCGCCGGGGCGATGACCACCAGCAGGGTGCGGATGACAAAGAAGATGGAAAACACCGTCAAGAGGCGGCGCGCCGCATCGGCCCATTTCTGGCCACGCGCCACCGCGCGCAGGGCGAACGCCAGCAGGACCATGATGAGCAGCTGAAACAGCGTCATGATGGCGATCGAGGTATACGTGCTCATCGTCAGCATCATGTCCGAGACCTCCTGGCCGCGGTTGCGGGCGGCGTCGGCGGCCGCCTGGCGCAGCGCCGAGGGGTCGAGGATCAGGCCGACGGAGTTGGTCAGCTGGTGCACGAGCTCGCCGAACACCATCACCGACCAGCTCCCCAGCAGGTAGCGCATCGTGTCCGCGCCGCGCGGCTTCTTCCCGACGCCACTGATATGGCTCGGGCTGTCCGGGTTCTGCGGCTTCAGCGGCGGGATCGAGGTCATCGCAGGATCCTCGCGGCGTCGACGGCGAAGTAGGTCAGGATCTGGTCCGCGCCGGCGCGCTTGATCGAGGTCAGCGACTCCAGCATCGTCGCCTCCAGATCGACCCAGCCGTTACGGCCCGCGGCCTGAATCATCGCGTACTCGCCGGAGACCTGGTACGCCGCCACCGGCACGGGGGAGAACTCGGCGATGCGGGCCAGAACGTCGAGGTACGCCATCGCCGGTTTGACCATGACGAAGTCCGCGCCCTCATCGATATCGAGCTGCGCCTCCAGCAAGGACTCGCGCGCGTTCGCGGGATCTTGCTGGTAGGTGCGGCGATCGCCGTGTAACGACGACCCCACGGCCTCACGAAACGGCCCAAAGAAGGCAGAAGCGTACTTCGCGGAGTAGGCCATGATCGCAACGTCGGTGAAGCCCTCGGCGTCGAGCGCGCTGCGGATCATGCTCACCTGGCCGTCCATCATGCCTGAGGGGCTGACCACGTGCGCACCGGCGCGCGCCTGGGCCACGGCCATGCGCGCATAGCAGTCGAGGGTGGCGTCGTTAAGCACGACCTGGCGCTTTTCGTCGACAATCCCGCAGTGGCCGTGGTCAGTGAACTCGTCAAGGCAGGTATCGGCCATGATCACGAGGTCGTCGCCGAACTCCTCGCGCAGGGCTCGGATGCCGCGGTTGAGCACCCCGTCCTCGGCCCAGCCGACCGAGCCGGTGGCGTCCTTGTCGGAATCGAGCGGCACGCCAAACAGGTCGATACAGCGCACCCCCGCTTCGAGAGCCTCGTACGCGGTGGCCTTGAGGGAGTCCAGCGTGTGCTGGTATTGGCCCGGCATGGACGAAATCTCGCGCTCGGAGTCCAGGCCGTCGGCGTAGAACATCGGGTAAATCAGATCGCTGGCGCCCACCCGCGTCTCGGCGACAAGCTCCCGCATGGCGGGGGTAGTGCGCAGGCGGCGTGGGCGGCGGCGGATCTCGTTAGCAAAAGACACGGAACCCAGTCTAGGCCCTTGGGCGGACACTACTCGCCGGCCGCCTTCCGACGCACGCGGCGCTTTTTGCGGGGAGGCGGCAGCTGGCCGGTGGCGCGCAGGCCGGCGACGTGCTCAGCGAGGGCGTTGACAAGCGAAGGCACGTCGGCGACCTCGGGCACGACGTCGACACGCAGGCCCTGCTCGCGCGCCTCGGCGGCCGCCATCGGGCCGATCGCGGCGATGATCGTGCGCTGGTGGGGCTTGCCGGCGATGCCGACGAGGTTCTTCACCGTGGAGGCCGAGGTGAAGCACACCGCGTCGAAGCCTCCCGACTTGATCATGTCACGCACCTCGAGCGGCGGCGGCGCCGCGCGCACGGTCCGGTAGGCGACCACATCGTCGACTTCCCAGCCGAGGTCGACCAGGCCGTCGACGAGCACGTCCGTGCCGAGGTCAGCGCGCGGCAAGAGCACCCGCGAAACGGGGTCGATGTCCTCGACGTACTCGGGGAAAATCTCCACCAGGCCGTGGGCGTTCTGCTTCGTGCGGTGCGGGATGAGCTCCGGCAGCATGCCACGGGCGCGCAGCGCGTCGCCGGTCTTCTGCCCCACGGCGGCGAGGTGAACGCCGGCGAACGAGCGGGCGTCGAGGCCGAGCTCCTCGAACTTGTCCCACACCGCGTCCACCGCATTCGTCGAGGTGAACACGATCCACTGGTAGCGGCCCTCAACAATGCCCTTGATCGCGCGGTCCATCTGCGCCGGGTTGCGCGGCGGCTCCATGGAAATCGTCGGCACCGACTGCGGGATCGCGCCGTAGGTGGACAGCCGCGCGTTCATCGGCCCTGCCTGCTCCTTCGCGCGCGGGACCAGCACCCGCCAGCCGTACAGGGGGCGGTTTTCCCACCACGAGTACTTGGAGCGGTCATCGACCGCCGTGCCGATGGTGACAACCAGGTTGCCCTCCAAGTCGGCGTCGATCTTGCCGATCGTCTCCAGCGTCGCGTCGAAGGTGCGCTGCAGGCGCGTCGTGCCGTTCGTGGTCACCGTCAGCGACGTCGAGGGGGAGAAACCGCGCTCGATGAGCTCTGCGGAGATGAGCGGCAACTGCTCCGCCACCGCCTGCAGCACCAGGGGCTGCGGGGCGTGGGCCAGGCCCTCCCAGTCGACGGGCTCATTCGACAGGTCCGCCTCGGTGTACGTCGAACCGAGAGCGATGCCAGCAAACGAGGGCACCGTCGACGGCAGAGACATGCCGGGCACGACCTGGAACTCTAACCCGGCCGACGCCACGGCCGAGATCTCCTCTTTCACAGCGTCGCGGGTCAGCGGGTTGCCGCTGACCAGGCGGATCACGTCGCCGTCGCCGGCCTCACCGCGCTCAATCGCGGCGCCCGCGCGCTCCAGCCCGTCCTTTAAGATCTCGACGATGCCCGCGCCCGGGTTGCCCACCTCCTGGATCTCCGCGGCGGTCGGGTCGGCCGGGCGCGGCGGCTTGCGGCGCGCGCCGGCTTCGCGGGCCTCGGCGCACATCTGCTCATAACGCTCATTGGCTTCCTTGAGCTTCGCCTGCGGCACCGGCAGCTTGGAGGCGATAACGTCACGCACCCCCTGAAGGACATCGGGGTCAACGACGGCGATAGAGTTAGACTCCATCACCTCGCGGGCGCGGATCGTCAGCAGATCTGGGTTGCCCGGGCCTGCGCCAACGAAGATGATCTTCCCCGGCTGGGGCGTGGTGGAGGGCAGAGTCATAAAAAGGTTCTTTTCTTTAAAAAAGGCGTAAGCGTAACCCCGGCAGCCGGGGCCGACTAAACGGACCCCGCATGCTCCGGGATTTCTCGACGTATGGTAGTTACACCTTAAAGTGAATCCGCCGGGAATCAAAAACCCGGCCGTTTACCCTCCCCGTGGCGCTACGTCATGAGCTCGGCCGCGCCCGACTCAAGGAGCGTCGAGGCGAGCTCTCGCCCGAGCCCCCGCGCCGCCTCGCGGTCAAGCACATCCGGGAGGCGGACCGAGCCCGTTTCCACCAGCTGGCGCGAGCCGTCGAGGGCGAACACCCCGGCGCGCAGCGTCAGCACACCGTCGTCGTACGCGGCGTGCGCGGCGACCGGCGCCGTGCACCCGGCCTCGAGGGTGGCCAACACGTGGCGCTCCGCGGAGATCTGCAGCGCGGCGGTGGTGTCCATCAGCGGGTCGAGCACCGCGCGCGTTGCGGCGTCGTCACTGCGGCACTCCACGGCGAGAGCTCCCTGGGCAGGGGCGGGCAGGAACGTGGTGGCGTCGAAAAGCTGCGTGGCGCGATCACCGTAGCCGGCGCGCGACAGGCCCGCGTAGGCGAGCACGATGGCGTCGAGCTCGCCGCTGGTGACTCGCCCCATGCGGGATTCGATGTTGCCGCGCAGCGGGCGGATGTCCAAGTCGGGGCGCATCGCCTTGAGCTGGGAGATGCGCCGCGGTGCGGAGGTGCCCACGCGCGCACCCTGCGGGAGGTCGGCAAGCTGCATGTTGTCGCGGGCAATCAGCGCCTCGCGGTTGTCCTCGCGGGTCGGGACCACAATGTGGGCGCGGGGCTCGTCGGCCGTGGGCAGGTCCTTGAACGAGTGGACCGCGATCTCGACCTCGCCGCGGAACAGCGCGTCGCGCAGGGCGGAGGTGAACACGCCTACGCCGATACGCTCGACCGGGGCCTGCGACAGGTCACCGGGCGTGGTCACGATGGTCAGCTCGGCGTCGTGGCCGGCGGCGATGATCTCGTCGCGGACGTGGCCGGCCTGCGTCGTGGCCAGGTGCGAGCCTCGGGTTCCAATGTGCAGCATAAGGTGTCCTTTTCTCCCCTGTTAAAAGCTTATTCCGTGATCTCACTGAGCTTGGGCAGGCGCTGCGCGTCGATCGCCACGGAGCTGCGGCCTAAGCCGAAAAGCTCCTCGATGGCCGTTTCCACGCTCACCGTATCCGAGGTCGCCGCGAGCTCCTTGATCTTCACCGTCGGCGTGTGCAAGATCTTGTCGACGACCCGCCGAACCGTGCGGGAGACCTGGTCGAAGTCCTCCTCGCTTAGGTCCGGCACCCGCGCGCGCAGCCGGGCGAGCTCCCCGTCGGTAACCTCGCTGGCCGCCTTGCGCAGCTGCGCCACGGCGGGCCCGACCTCGCGCACGCGCTGGCGGGAGCTGAAGTTGCTGACCTCCTCGGCGACGATCGCCTCGGCGGCGGCGCGCGAGCGGGAATCCT
Above is a window of Corynebacterium sanguinis DNA encoding:
- the hemE gene encoding uroporphyrinogen decarboxylase, translated to MTSRELTHAPIIDAAYGRTPTRTPVWFMRQAGRSLPEYRQVREGIAMLDSCFIPELLAEITLQPVRRHDVDAAILFSDIVVPLKAAGVDVEIVPGRGPVMGQAVRSREDVDKLPVLEGDVEEVARGIRIILDELTDAQALIGFVGAPFTLASYLVEGGPSKNHEKTKAMMHGEPETWHALMEKLVPTIVAFLRTQVTAGIDAMQLFDSWAGFLTERDYREHVLPYSVEILRSVEGEIPRIHFGVATGELLGAMSEAGSEVMGVDWRVPLDVAARRFATPRVLQGNLDPAILFAGPEVVRGEVRRIKEEAARAIERGDATGHIFNLGHGVLPTTDADAITEAVAMIHEEA
- a CDS encoding heavy metal translocating P-type ATPase; its protein translation is MREALERSIAEARQAAIVAGFDPDTPHEVGDEAGTFPRTSYAFELTGLEDAPQLCDIEEALERIDGVSARLVYPSATAWITAPEGMDPARITAVIAEFGVQARMTDSTLRRRAVGRRATDHPMPRRGTRGMTGKMRRLRRFEELSLSEKRAAGFMRGDFERSPRSQTDLLFTARDLVTPLRMWVAVLLTIPVLVMSYVPQAQFAGWQWVCLALATPVALWCAWPFHRAMAGGVRRGISALDGASSIAVIASFLWALCALLFTRAGDIGWQSSGEWLPTRRGDGIELFLDVACGVTALLLVGRYNSIRVRSYLLEDMERRRPDPNREFTVIRRGRTSGKVVKEQLPASELNRGDDVVLGPGDIIPVDGDIVGGSCMLRSPLINTRELLEAKVGSRIYSGELIKSGTVKVRVARTGHATRWAVVHKWVEDASKRENVATMLSTRSASLLIPAAYFIAGADFLIWLLITGDFNKAFSTALAILAVVAPVALAISPALALRLGIESAARNGILLRDGHTFRVLETTDTAVFNRVGTLATPEMQVETVTAERGEDPDIVLRVASVLAVESDNPMAKALVKSARESRDTRSKDASLPTWIELSNEVDSADGEFAGRLTLTFEEDDGEERTEVIEASLWRPTDLSRLRGRLAVAATSGGTPIVVRYRGKDRGVITFYDPVKPDAIDAVERLEDMGVETVMLTRDTYPVARRFADFLGVSNVLAGVRAADKPGAVRALHTQGATVAMVGDHTVMGVLRVADVGILYASDKAIDSRLSKVAENAEVVLLRDDVMAVPQLIALARRVCGIIDSNMLFAWIYNIAAIALAVAGVLPPMGATLVMLGCTLIIEARSARARRFPL
- the hemB gene encoding porphobilinogen synthase; its protein translation is MRELVAETRVGASDLIYPMFYADGLDSEREISSMPGQYQHTLDSLKATAYEALEAGVRCIDLFGVPLDSDKDATGSVGWAEDGVLNRGIRALREEFGDDLVIMADTCLDEFTDHGHCGIVDEKRQVVLNDATLDCYARMAVAQARAGAHVVSPSGMMDGQVSMIRSALDAEGFTDVAIMAYSAKYASAFFGPFREAVGSSLHGDRRTYQQDPANARESLLEAQLDIDEGADFVMVKPAMAYLDVLARIAEFSPVPVAAYQVSGEYAMIQAAGRNGWVDLEATMLESLTSIKRAGADQILTYFAVDAARILR
- a CDS encoding uroporphyrinogen-III synthase: MTLPSTTPQPGKIIFVGAGPGNPDLLTIRAREVMESNSIAVVDPDVLQGVRDVIASKLPVPQAKLKEANERYEQMCAEAREAGARRKPPRPADPTAAEIQEVGNPGAGIVEILKDGLERAGAAIERGEAGDGDVIRLVSGNPLTRDAVKEEISAVASAGLEFQVVPGMSLPSTVPSFAGIALGSTYTEADLSNEPVDWEGLAHAPQPLVLQAVAEQLPLISAELIERGFSPSTSLTVTTNGTTRLQRTFDATLETIGKIDADLEGNLVVTIGTAVDDRSKYSWWENRPLYGWRVLVPRAKEQAGPMNARLSTYGAIPQSVPTISMEPPRNPAQMDRAIKGIVEGRYQWIVFTSTNAVDAVWDKFEELGLDARSFAGVHLAAVGQKTGDALRARGMLPELIPHRTKQNAHGLVEIFPEYVEDIDPVSRVLLPRADLGTDVLVDGLVDLGWEVDDVVAYRTVRAAPPPLEVRDMIKSGGFDAVCFTSASTVKNLVGIAGKPHQRTIIAAIGPMAAAEAREQGLRVDVVPEVADVPSLVNALAEHVAGLRATGQLPPPRKKRRVRRKAAGE
- the hemC gene encoding hydroxymethylbilane synthase, which codes for MLHIGTRGSHLATTQAGHVRDEIIAAGHDAELTIVTTPGDLSQAPVERIGVGVFTSALRDALFRGEVEIAVHSFKDLPTADEPRAHIVVPTREDNREALIARDNMQLADLPQGARVGTSAPRRISQLKAMRPDLDIRPLRGNIESRMGRVTSGELDAIVLAYAGLSRAGYGDRATQLFDATTFLPAPAQGALAVECRSDDAATRAVLDPLMDTTAALQISAERHVLATLEAGCTAPVAAHAAYDDGVLTLRAGVFALDGSRQLVETGSVRLPDVLDREAARGLGRELASTLLESGAAELMT